The Triticum aestivum cultivar Chinese Spring chromosome 6D, IWGSC CS RefSeq v2.1, whole genome shotgun sequence genomic sequence GCAACAGTCCCAAACCAACAATAGCCATAGTGAAGAGGACTTCCCCTTCGAAGTAACTTGGGATAAGATTTCCAGCCAAAGTACTGATTTGCTGAAATGGAACCATTTACATTCAAAAATAAATGTCAGCAAGAATAAACTTAAATTCTCTAAATTAAAACATGTACAAATAGATGGGAACATCACTGGTAAGTAGATTCCGTACGGAGATAAGAAAAGGTAAAAATAAGGAAGAATGTTGTGGAAAAGTCTATTCACCACATGTCAAGTACAACAAAAGGGATACCTGAGTGAAATAGAAGAACACGGGCAATAGATGTAAAATACCTGAAAACCCCAAAATAATGAATATACATAGCGTGTAACAGCACTGTGTTTCGTAGCCAGCAGAACAGCTTGCTGATAAATCCCATACTGGAAATTAGTATCATTCCCGGTGTCAAAACAAGCTGTTGAGGCTGGCTCATTAACCCATTGCTGACTAATTTGCTCATTCTGCCCTCCAATATCAAAGTTGAGTCCACAGTCTCGGAAAACCTTACACGATGAAATGTTTGACACAGAACAAGCATTTTGTAGGCATTGGTTAACCCTCTGTGACAAAATATGAAACAGAAGTATTTTATAGGCATCAGGTGTTAAGCACTGACTATGCAAATTGAATAACTTATGATCAAGGATAACTGCTGAAGTATACATAACTGAGACATagttcaaattaaattaagcagCAGTATCTGGCAGCTTTTAACATTCTATCACATTTTTCCTTTTAGTTGCAGTTAAGTCAGACCACATATTTTTCTCAAAAAATGTTAGAACTAAATGCAACTGGACGTGTCTTCAGGACCACTCTCTATAACAATGCCGGCGGAGAGTAATATTCTTGCACTAGTAAAATACAACTGAGGAAGTTAACTTTATGGTTCTGTAAATTGCAATAAAAAATGAACTGACCTGTAATCCAAAAAGGTACCAACATGAACCGACGACATGACCCGCCAAAACAAACATTAGAAGATTAATCACAAAATTAGCCCATGCTGACTCAAATATGAATCCAGTGGCAGACTGACGACCACCGAGCAATGGTACAAATCTGATGATGCGGGGGACATATTGAAGAAGAATAATGACACGCAAATAATTCTTCGCATCATCTGCTGTTGTTGATAAGCCAAAAGATCTAGGGATAATCGCCAATATAATCACCTTGATcaagcaacaaagaaaaaacttAGCAGCTAGTACATGGCACAAACATAGCAAGGAAGTTCACAGGAAGTCAAATTCTTTCAATGATATGTCTATTTTGGTCACGAACTTGAAAAAGAGAGCAATCCTCCCTGGTTTATACGAGTAACTGGAACAGTAAGCAGATGAGAACCATTAATCCATCTAGAAAAAAGATCAGAACAGTTGCTGCATAGAAAGGAAATTTGCATGCATGCAAATTTATTAGGAATATATATTATCAGCTGAGCTAAAATGTGTTGATCCTATGTAAGCATGACCTTCATTTTGCCTTCTTATAATCACTGTTATGCCAAATTATATATGATCTTTGCAGTTTCTGGTTCGCCTAAATATGTTTGAAACTACACCAGTTGACTAACGTGCGCAACCAAAGCAAGTCAAAATATGCAATACATTATACATGTATTTTGAGTGTGGCTTAGAACAAATATTTTGGCACAAATAACAAGTGGTCCTTGTTAGGAATGAGATGAGGAAGCTTGATATCTAAAACGACTGGTATCAATGTAGAAAGTCTTAGTCACCTGAGGGAGTGGAAGCACAACGAAGAAATCAAGTAAAAAATAACCACGGAGATAATGAACAGCTATTTTCTTTGGCTCGTCAACTAAATCTCCAGCTCCCACTACTCTTGACTCTGGAGCTACATAAGCCAGTCTGAACTGAAAGAGAAGTATCATTATGTTCATCAATATCATGACATAAGTTTGAAGCTACATAACAATTGTTGGCAGCACAACTGAGATCAAAGTAGAGAGCACACACGAATAAAATAGAACCTTCAAAATTATTATAACAAAAAATGCAGCTCCATTTCCCCCGTGAGTTCTGTTCAACAAAAGACTACCACTAGACAAAATATTTGGTTGATGTTCACAAATTGGTATATGTGAAACAGATCTATATTCAGAGACAAGCCCAGTATCAGTGGAACAGATCTAATTCAACTTCAAGTCTTTGCACAAAACCCACATAACAAATAAGGTGGGATGACAACAGTACATGGaactgttaagcttcatgcactagccaacgcaaccaaaagtctgaactgatggaaagggctaggcaatccacatatacacttcaacatcCCTGTCACGTATGACGCTGGAAGTCAACACGTGAATAGACTCAAGAGGCCTATACGTGGACACAAAGGGGGGCAGCAGCAAATTTTGGATAAAATTGTGAAAGCCAGgatttgaactcaagaccttaggctttgataccatgttaagcttcatgcactagccaacgcaaccaaaagtctgaactgatggaaagggataggcaatccacatatacacttcaacggGAACAAGATTGACCACGGTCTGGCCGAACCCCCTGGGCATCTCTCTGAGGCGGCTCGGGCGGAAACCCCACTTGCCTGCCACTGCCACCCTATCCTCTGTcactctcctcgccgccgccagcaCACAACGGAGGGCAAAGCCCGCCGCCGGCTGACGACGACGAGACTCCTTCCTCACACGACCAAGAGCCCCCCACTGCCCCTCAGATCTAATCCTTCAAAGTTGCATCCTGCATCCCCCTCCATGGATCCGCCTACATTGCACCGGTCAGCGCCTGCTGGCTCCCGTTGGTGAACGGCGAGCCCTCTGACCTCGACCAGCGCAGCTGCCGCCCTATGAGCTCTCCGACCACCGGATCCCGCGCCACGGCTGCAGGATTGGCTTCTGCGTGCCCACCATGCAGCCCTTGGGTGACCATTGTTGTCATCTCTCTCGTGCTGTGTGTGCCCTTCATTTACACTTCACCTTGGGCTATGACCTCCCTCCGGTGGAGATATTTTCACTAGCGGAACTCTACGATCATGTCACTTCTTCCTCGCCCTTTCTCGCCACTTCCTCCCTTCAGGCGGCGAAAGGGCGCTTCTCCCTCGTGCTTGTTCGTCGAGCCAGAGCCTTCCCGCCTCCATTCTAATTCTCTCCTGGGCTATGACCACCCTTCCTTTGGGTGCTGGATGGCACGGAATTGGTAATGGGACAACTACTTGACATGACTACCTGCGGTCTACCCTTCGATGGCTAGAGTGTCATCTTGTTGGAACTTTAATGTGTGTATTTTGAAGTTTGCCTCCCTATTGTCTCCTCtctgttgctagtgttccatgtatGTGCTTATGTCATAACCTGTGCAGCATCTCTACAGTCACCTAAATCCATCTGTTGGTCTACACAGTTGTTCCTTGCGGTGTGTTGTAACTGTGTACttggttttgtgtgtgtgtgtgtgtgtgtgtgtttcctgtTTTCCTGCCTCGGCACGCTTGCCCCTTGGGCTCTTAAGGTTTTTGATCCAgttccttataaactggatcaatCTCTTTTTGTAATGAGATCATATTCAGGTAGGGATTTCTCCCCCCTGGTGGCTGTTTCGAAAAAACAAATAAGGTGGTCAAGTTTTTATGTTGACAAGATATTTCTTTCATGGTAGAATTTTTGACCTGGTCAGCTATTTTGTCTAAAATTTAATATACACTAGTAGTATGTGAAACGAATTAACAAGACAATAAAAACCATTCGAAATAGAATCAACAAGCTATTAGGTTTAACAGTACAAGGATAGTTTAGTATGCATACTAagttaacaatatgtcattcacatcatTACATCTTGTACGTACTTCATCCATGCTGGTAAAATGTAAAGCATTGTCTAGATTATACTAGAATATAACAACCGATTGACCACTTGCCTGAAGAAGCATGTGCAGAAAATAAATAGCATCAGAAACACTTCTCACAACGGCAAGTCCTGTCGCCAACTTCCAGTTGAATACTATGCATTTCTTATCCTGCATTGAACCCAAAAGGAAAATCACAAGTGCCGTCTGTTTTGATCAGAATTACAACAGCAAGAAAAACTAATATTGACTAGTCCCAACATATCTTCACATTGCAAATCCTTGAGACAACTGATTTAATGTGTCTATAGTAATGACTTTTGAGGGTGAGTGCTCCCTGAAAAACGTTATGAAACCTTCTTGCTCCTACCGCTATCACCACAATAGATATCAACTCTCTGAGGTGGAAGTATGGAGTAATACCATCCAACACATGTCCAGAAACGTCACAGCATCACCCGAAGTCAGCAAAATAATTACAAGTTTAGAAATTAGCAAGGCACCACAACTGAGCTTTACAAAATAGCACCAGCAGACAGATGTACGCATCTAACCAAACCTATCTAATGTATTAGTCATTTTTATAGTACTCCATTCTTGTTTATGTGATATTTTATGATGCGAAGAATCAGCCTTTTTAAACTTTGACTGCTAATGCCTAATATACACAAGTGTTTTGATTTTCCATGTGAGTTTGGCATGTCATACTTTTCTTGTTTGACACTCTTGAAGTTTGCTGTAATAAACATAGGCCGCATGCATCTATGATGCGAGGCCAGAGGTAAAATATCTTTGATTTTCTTAAAAGTGGTGCAGATGTTATTGCTGGACTTATCTTTCAATAATGTTTACTAGTAGGCAAGTAGAAAATGTACAGATGTTATTACTAAAGTAGTGACCTAAAAGgtcttataaaagtttacagaggTAGTATATTGATGCGCCTAACTCTTTGCAGAGGCATACAGTGCTTCAAAGAACTTGCATTCACATAATGCAAAGGCAGGGCTCCTACCATTTTCTCAGAAAAGGGTGTCCATTGGAGAATGTGTCAATTCTCCAAGACGACGTGTAGAAAGAACGGAGTTGTTAGCTGGCAAATTTGTAAAATGTTACCTTCTCTACTGACAACAGGAAGAAAAATAGGGGGTCGATGAAGATGGCAACCAGGCATGATATCACAAAGAATTGATTCCATTGTTGAACAACCTTCGCATGTGGGTTCATAATCGGAATGTACGAAAGGAAACGCTCAATGCTCTTCTTCCAACCACGATGGTGACTATAGAGAATATTATGAAGCTTCAAAAGAGGAGAAACCCACATTAGTACCAGTCAAAAGCTGTGAGAGTTCTAAGAACTGTTTCAACCATTGTTTAAAAAGATCTAGCTAGACAAACAAGCTAAGAACTACACCATAACCTCGGACGTATTAAACTGTAAGAGTTTTAAGAACTATTTCAACCATTGTTTTATACTTGATGATTAGTACCAGTCAAAAGCTGTAAGAGTTTTAAGAACTATTTCAACCATTGTTTTAAGAAGATCTAACTAGACAAACAAGCTAAGAACTATACCATAACATCAGACGTATTAAACTTCTATGATCTCAGTTATTTGTCAGAAATGAGATGTTGGTGATTCCAGTACTTGGTTGAGGTTGTTTGTTTTACCATAAAAATTAGTGCACCGATCTAAGCATAATCATCAAGTATAAAGTGAATCATGTAAGTAGCAAAGCAAGTAAAACCACCTTATTGTCAAAATGATTTGGAGCCCGTTGGAAATGCCTCTTGTTTTTGCACACAGGAGGGCAATGGACACAGTCGGGATTATCACATTGTCCCAAAGGTCCAGACATCATCAAATGTTCATTCTTTGGAATATCTCCACCATGAGACCACCTGTTTCCTCCAGCGTCTTCTGGCATGACGGCTTGAGGCTTGCTGACTTGTTTTGCCTGCGGATGTCGCGGCGGCCTATTATCCGGTGTGTGCCTGCTAACAACAAACGGGTTGCCCGCTGCTGCAACCTGGCTCGACGGCTGACTCGACAGAGGTCCGGTATGGGGCACGTAAGTGTCTTCTTCATAATCCTCGTCCCTGACCGGCATACACATAGATGTACTTCTGGGAAATCTTGGTAGCTCAATATTTCTTAACAGCATTGGGATATCATCCCTCTCCTGATCAGACATCTTTTAACCCTGCACACAGCATCCACTGCATTAGCAAATCACGTTCAATCGAACAGCTAATACATAGACGGCGGAGCTTCAGCAAgaattaaggggggggggggggggggggggctaaatgaAACTTAGGAGAGCTGAGGGGGCTAATTTGGGGTATCATGTCAAAACTTGACCAATACCGTGGTCACTATCAAGTGTTAATATGCAGAAGAAAAATAAGTTGGCCCCTGTTGACCCTAACCAAGCTCCGCCACTGACATAGATAGTATAGAATAATATAACTGTTACAACCAAGCGGACGAACGCTGTATGAATGAAAAACAGAAACAAAGAGGAAACAATTCGCCGCCATCTAGACATGCCTCCACGCAGAGCTTCGCGCATACCGAgatttggcggcggcggcggctgaagcGGCTACCAGAGCATCCCCGTGAACCCCAGGAGAGAAGTACACGGGAAATTTACCAATAAAACAGCACGGAATCGGCTCTCCGAGGCCCGAATCTTCTATTTTTAGGCAAGCCGCCCCGAATCTCAATCTCCCGTGCTGATACTTGGAAGGAAAACGCTCGCCAAGGGGCAGGAAATCTGCCCCTCCCGCGACGCAAATGCTACCGATTGTACTACCAAAAAAACATCTCCTCCCGGCCGCCGCTGATTCCTCGCCCCTCGCCGCGCATTGTAAATCCCAGAAATCACGCGAAATTAACCCGTCAGAAGAAAATAAAACGCCTCCTCCCTCCCCTACTCCGCTAGAACTAGAAGCGTCGGGGCGTCACACGgagaaagggggagaaagcaaaCGAACCCGACGACGGGGGCGAGCTCTCCCGCCGGAGAGGCCGCGATAGTGCTGCTCTCCGGCAGATTCCGCGCGGCGAGGGGGGTGGGAAAGAGCTTTTGCCCCGCTTTTCTTCCTGGCGTTTCTCAAGCAATTTTTTTATGTGGCTTCGCCGCGAAGGCGCGGAGTGCAGAGGAGGGATTGGGGGGGAGCAAAGCAGAGCGGAGCAGAGGAGTCAACAAGACGTCTCCTGTTCGCACGGGAAGGACGAGAAGAGTGAGGGTTTAGGTGGCGTGATCTGTCTCTCTGACAGGGTGGGCGCGTCGGGTGCGAGGGGAGGTGGGCCCCGAGGTTCAGCCTGAGGGGATAGGGGTGCGGGATAGTGTGACTGTGCGAGAGGAGGGGGTCATGCGCCGCCCAGGGGCTGCCACGGCCGTGGCGCCACCTGGGGGTTGGAGGGGGACGACCGCTGTGGTCTGGTCTTCTCGGGTTGGGGAAACGCTGACGATGGGAATTTCGTAGCGTGTCGCCTTCACGTGCCACCTTTGtcttcgttctttttttctttttgctgatTATGGTGCCGCCCGAGGGACGATTCTTCACGGCTTGAGCTGATTGTGATTGCAAATATAGAATCACAATTTTAGGGCTCATTTAGTTCAAAGGAAAAGTGGAGAAAAGATGAAAGGGTATAAAAAAAAGGTAAATTTGATGTATGCCACTATAAAATTTCAAGTTTTGAGAAATGCTATTACTATTATTTTCTTTTCTTCAGAATAAAGGGCCTTCCATTTATGTTTACAATCATCTAAAAGAAGCTCAAAAAAATGGTGCGTCGAGGATCCAGATGAATCTGTGTGCACTCCTAGCAGCTACATGTGCAAGCGTGTAAGCAACCCTCTTGGCCCCTCGAGGAGTATGCTCGAATTTGACATCTTCTAGTCTCTGAGATTTTACATACATCTTTGTAGTGGAAGCAGGATAGAGACCGAGTATTCCCTCTTTGTTGCAGATTTCGGATGGCACATAGATTATCAACCTCGACAACTAGAGATGGTCACTCGCTCAGCGTAGAGATTGATCCCTTCAACAATTGCATGGTTTTCGCCCTCTTCTAGATTGTGGCTTCTACCTCCAATAATTGCAGCTGCCATGAGGATTTATCCTTTACAGTTTCTGACCACAACCCCGATCTTCGAATTCTTTGTGACTGGATTAAAAGTCGTGTCGGTATTTACCTTGGCCCACCCCTCTGGtataccaaaatctttatgtgatgtggtAGGTCTCACCGATATGGATGAATGTTCCCTTAATCTACACTTAGCGGATTCAATTATTAAGAAACCATTGGGTAGAATAAATAATGTTCTCATACTTTCTAATAGAAATTATGTGTCTGtggattttattgtgcttgatattgaaTGCAATTCGTCTTGTCCAATaatacttggtagacctttcctacgAATCGTATgtgctattattgatatgaaagaaggaaatataaggttgcaatttccattaaaaaaagagatgaaacacttccctagaaagagagTTAGGtcgccatatgaatctattatgagggtcACTTATGGAGTTGATATGaaggatgacaatacttgaaacaaTACCTTACGTCTAgataggggcgtaaaacaatagcgcttattgggaggcaatccaatagttatcttaaatttatttcttttactttctgttttggTGTGTTGACACAATTATTGCTACTGTTTCGAATGTGTATTtatattttaattattgtttgtgcccaGTAAAGCCTTTGAGATGATTTGATTGGTATTTGACTTGATTCTGtgacaaaaacaaaaacttttgctttCAGTACTGAATTACTATGATTCACTAGaaacgtgataaaattctgaatttttacacatcattgatatacaaattgcccacgttgtcctaattttacagaatttttgaagttacagaagcaTAGTTTTTGTTTAGATCATTATAGATTGTTCTATTttagacagattttgttttctattgcATAGTTCGCTTGTTCAATGATGTtatggattatatcggggggtataagtcatggagaagttagaatacaataggtattatgaataataaaatatgaatgggttcataacagtacctaaagtttatgatttctACTAGGGAGCTCacaaggtttttgttgagttttgtgtgctgaagttttcaagttttgggtgagatcaccaTGGATGAGGAAATAAGGAGCGGCTAGTCCCTAAGCTTTgggatggccaaggcaccccaaggtaatgatcaaggaagacccaagcgtctaagcttgggatgccccggatggcatcccctctttcgtctacaatctatcggtatgttatttggagctacatttttatccatcacatgatatgagttttgcttggagcgtcttatatcaTAGTTTTGCTTTGTTtgttttttagtttgtcacaatcatcatttgctagacacaccttttgagagggacatgcatttATCGTGATTTGTTAtaatactctatgagcttcacttatatcttttgagctaggaagttgctctggtgcttcacttatatcttttagatcacagcagtggttatattttatagaaatgattacactcccatgcttcacttaaatctttttgagagtCTAATAAATAGTGATGGCAATATGTACGGGTTATAAGACTAGTCCGAGAAGGATAGTATTCAAGGGAATATAATATAAAAAAttcatgtagatcactaaatatgaaacGCATGGTTTAATGATATTGATCTCGTAATATGAAAGGATATTGGTTCATGATCATTGGTTAGTAGAAATATCGGTATTAAAGCTTGTTATTAACTTCTTATCTAAGTGTTGGTCATGGCATGGTGGGGAGGTTTGAGCATTTTTATGTCTGAAATGGAACCCTTGAGTGTTGTTATAATCGggggtgcgcgatggttaactcctaccaatctatccccataagagcatgcgagtagtactttgcttcgaaggCTAATAGGCTTTcacaataaatatgtgagttctttatcactaatgtggtccatggattatacacacttatcttttccgcggtttgctagcctctttggtaccgtgcattgccctttctcacctcgagagttggtgcaaacttcgccggtgcatccaaaccctgtgatatgatatgctccatcacacataagcctccttatatctttctcaaaaaagccaccatacctacctattatggcatttccatagccattccgagatatattgccatgcaacttccatcgttcgGTTTTCATGACATACatgttcattgtcatattgctttacatgatcatagagctgacatgatatttgtggctcagccaccattcatcatttttatacatgttacgctagatcattgaaCATCTCGGTACACTGctagagacattcatatagagtcatatcaagttgtaagtaaataaaagtgtgatgatgagcattgtcccagtgaggaaaggatgatggagactatgattccctcacaagtcgggatgagacttcggatgaAAGAATAGAGGCAAAAGAGAccaccaaaaaagagagaaaagagagaaggggcaatgttactatccttttccatacgtgtgcttcagagtagcatcatgttcttcatatagagagtctcctgagttgtcactttcatatactagtgaaaaaatttcattatagaacttggcttgcatatttcggtgatgggcttcctcaaatgcccgaggtcttcatgagcaagcaagttggatgcacacccgcttagttttcgttgagctttcatacacttataactcttagtgcatccgttgcatggcaatccctactcctcacattaatatcgattggtgggcatctccatagcccgttgatctgCCTAACTGATGCGAGACTTTCTCTCTTTTTGACTCCCCTTATTAATCTCTACCAACGCATTCTATTCCacctagtgctatatccatggcttactcTCATGTATTACGTGGGAGTTAAAAATGTTGTAGTGCGTTAGAAGTACGATCCAATTGCCTGGTTTGACATCGAGGTGCTCATGATTTATATTTATGCGGTGAAGGCAGAGTCATGCCATGCTAATGATAAAATGAGTGGGGATAATATTCGTTAACGATCGTATATTTTGAAAAAGTAATGATTATGTTTCTTATATTCATGGATTTTATTATGTTGATATTATTACTTCATCGTTTCTCAATGATTATACCGTAAAGAGATTACATGAtacacatgttaggtagcatttcaaatcaaaaaatttgtttttgtcATTTAtgtacttgaggacgagcaggaattaagcttggggatgctgatacgtctccaatgtatctataatttttgattatttcatgttattatattatcaattttggatgctttatatgcatttttcactggtacgcgtcggtgctatacaaacggtttttaacccctttccgcgacggcatttggaaccgtcgcctagtgagtgacggcgataggggggtccttcccacacgacccaaaaaccgtcggggatagggaccctacagtactcctagctattcgtttgtgctcgcattgccatcgcagtcggtattttgTGGTgttacgtttacgatgcgcggtcCATCACAAACGgatcactattatagaacgtgtatgataagcatacaatcacacacattagtttttcccaaaccgtatgcgacaactaattaagaagattagctaatcgtcgtacgagtgttggacaggattacaaaacgtcggaccgtcgtaaaaTCGTCGTACACGAcgactatcgcacacgctattctgtggtgcaacgtttatgatgcatacttcatcaaaaacagttcatggttgtgaatcgtgtacgataaggcaactaacacaaacgtttagtttgcccgcaccgtttgtgatattgtctgacatcgcacacgctttgcaaacggcaactgtgtgcatgcttacacacgtttcctctatgtgaactgtctcggattatggtgtgtATCGCAAATGTTTgcgttttaccaaccgtgtgtgctgtaatgacttggagagcgtaatttcaccataatttaattgctgctatttcaaattgtaccggatttgaatttgaatgtatgctacagctatattcatatccatcaggttcaaacaaccaatgcattattcgattcataggtacatatgttcaagaattacataagaaccaaacaAAGAATGATGAGCCAccgttgtatacttgtactattaaaggcggtaaagaaagaggcgaaatacattatggttgctgaacaaggtgaagcggaatgcccatattgtgccctcctccatgcagaaggcacgcacgactctagtccaaccacTTGTGACgaccgaccgcccatccttcacggtcttcatgaaaacatctagataatcatcgtattctggtagaaatactttaacctttgcatgcccaccaatcatgtagtttgagaggtaatcttgagtaaactgctttggcaaccactgcaaaggaaaaagattcagacattgtcatctaacacaactcattatgggcagtaaaaagaaggctgctgagttcttacttaccatcctgcagttcgctgttgtcttcgataaagtgtaaacaaatagtttaattgccatctttagaaccattttactaacaatctttatcagcttcctcacttgatgatggttcatcgatatctcattgccccatacgcagaaagggccgaagcacggatctttaccaatgacatatgtacctaaaagcaccaagttaatattaaaagctaaacagcaattgcacaatgatgtagtacaacactcttttataatatcttataacatccaatatactcacatattagatgaattaacatcttatattatgggccggaaggagtttagtgcattcttacaaattatcgactgattaactgc encodes the following:
- the LOC123145634 gene encoding probable cyclic nucleotide-gated ion channel 20, chloroplastic; the encoded protein is MSDQERDDIPMLLRNIELPRFPRSTSMCMPVRDEDYEEDTYVPHTGPLSSQPSSQVAAAGNPFVVSRHTPDNRPPRHPQAKQVSKPQAVMPEDAGGNRWSHGGDIPKNEHLMMSGPLGQCDNPDCVHCPPVCKNKRHFQRAPNHFDNKLHNILYSHHRGWKKSIERFLSYIPIMNPHAKVVQQWNQFFVISCLVAIFIDPLFFFLLSVEKDKKCIVFNWKLATGLAVVRSVSDAIYFLHMLLQFRLAYVAPESRVVGAGDLVDEPKKIAVHYLRGYFLLDFFVVLPLPQVIILAIIPRSFGLSTTADDAKNYLRVIILLQYVPRIIRFVPLLGGRQSATGFIFESAWANFVINLLMFVLAGHVVGSCWYLFGLQRVNQCLQNACSVSNISSCKVFRDCGLNFDIGGQNEQISQQWVNEPASTACFDTGNDTNFQYGIYQQAVLLATKHSAVTRYVYSLFWGFQQISTLAGNLIPSYFEGEVLFTMAIVGLGLLLFALLIGNMQNFLQALGSRKLEMQLRRRDVEQWMSHRRLPEDLRRRVRHAERFTWAATQGVNEEELLSNLPEDIQRDIRRHFFRFLNKVRLFTLMDWPILDAICDKLRQNLYISGSDILYQGGPVDKMIFIVRGKLESISADGSRAPLQDGDVCGEELLTWYLEHSSTNKDGGKSRFHGMRLVAIRTVRCLTNVEAFVLRASDLEQVTGQFARFLRNPRVQGAIRYESPYWRTIAAARIQVAWRYRKRRLKRAERSRPSEEPDRIPGTCSQYAFQPGQRG